The segment GTTCGGCGAGCCGAAGCCGATGATGGTCTTGCAGCAGATCAGCGTCGGCCGGTCGCTCTTGCGCGCGGTCTCGATGGCGATCTGGATCTCGTCGGCGTCGTGGCCGTTGACGTTGCGGATCACCTGCCAGCCATAGGCCTCGAAGCGGCGCGGGGTGTCGTCGGTGAACCAGCCATGCACCTCACCGTCGATGGAGATGCCGTTGTCGTCGTAGAAGGCGACCAGCTTGTTCAGGCCGAGGGTGCCGGCCAGCGAGCAGACCTCGTGGCTGATGCCTTCCATCATGCAGCCGTCGCCGAGGAACACGTAGGTGTGGTGGTCGACGATCTCGTGGCCCGGACGGTTGAACTGCGCCGCCATGATCTTCTCGGCAAGCGCGAAACCGACGGCGTTGGCAATGCCCTGGCCGAGCGGGCCGGTGGTGGTCTCGACGCCGGCGGTGTAGCCGAACTCGGGGTGGCCCGGCGTCTTGCTGTGCAGCTGGCGGAAGTTCTTCAGGTCATCGATCGACAGGTCGTAGCCGGTCAGGTGCAGCAGTGAGTAGATCAGCATCGAGCCGTGGCCGTTGGACAGCACGAAGCGGTCACGGTCGGCCCACTTGGGATTGGTCGGGCTGTGCTTGAGGTGGTCGCGCCAGAGCACTTCGGCGATGTCCGCCATGCCCATGGGGGCACCCGGATGGCCGCTGTTGGCTTTCTGCACGGCATCCATGCTGAGGGCGCGGATGGCATTGGCTCGCTCACGACGGCTGGGCATCGCTGAATCTCCTGCGGGGGGTGGTACTGAGAAAAAGGCCACTATTTTCCCCTACCGGGACCGCAAGGGGCAATGACCGGATGGACGAACAACGGCCGTGACCAGCCGCCGCTCAGTCGAGCAGCTGTACGCCCAGCCCCTGCACGTCGGGCAGGTGGGCGAGCAAGTAGTCCTTCAGTCGCGCCAGCACCGGATGGCGATCGCCACGCGCCGGCCAGACCAGGTAGTAGCTGTCCCCCGAGCGCACCGCACGGTCGAACGGCAACGCCAGGGTGCCATGCTTGAGGTCGGCGGCCACCAGCGCCAGATCGCCGATCGACACCCCGTGCCCCTGCGCCGCGGCAGAAATGCCGAGCTCCAGCGTGTCGAACAGCTTGCCCTGCTGCCAGGCGATCGTCTGGCCCAGCCCGACCCGCTCGAGCCAGCGCCGCCAGTCGCGGCAGTCACGCGACGGGTGGATCAGCTCGGCGCTGGCCAGGCGCGCCGCATCCCAGGGTTGATCGCCCAGCAACGCCGGCGCGCAGACCGGCACCAGCCATTCGTCGAACAGCTTCAGGTGCTTCCAGTCCGGGGCAAAGCTGCCGTTGCCCAGCAGCACCGCGCAGTCGAAGGGCTCGCCGTCGAAATCCACCGCATCGAGGTCCATCCAGGCGCTGGTCAGCTGTACGCGCGCCTGCGGCTGGTCGAGGCGAAAGGTTTCCAGCACGTCGAGCAGCCAGCGCATGGTCAGCGTGGTCGGCGCCTTCAGGCGCAACGCGCCCTCCTGGCGACTCACCGCAACGCAGGCGTTCTCGATGGTGCGAAAACCCACCTTGAGCTCCTGCGCCAGCACGCGTCCGGCGTCGGTCAGCGACAGGCGCGGGCCGCGGCGCTCGAACAGCTGGCAGCCCAGGCTCTGCTCGAGGGTGCGCACGTGCCGGCTGACCGCGCTCTGGGTGATGCACAGGCTCAGCCCCGCCTCGGTGAAAGAGCCCAGCCGCGCAGCCGCCTCGAACGCACGCAAGGCATAGAGCGGCGGCATGCGCGGCGCGCCGGCGGCCGAATCAGGCATGACTAAAACTCATCCTTGCCGCTGCTTTTTTCCATTTTTCCAACCCCTTGGCCCCTGTCGATACTGCGCCGGCGCCGCCTGTATGGCGCCTCCAACAATCAGATCGCAGGGAAGGATGACATGCTCGACGAACAAATTGACCATCTGCTGACCACGGCCATTCGCAACGGCGGCCTGACGCCCGAGCAGATCGCGCGGATCGTCGACTTCCGGCTGTTCGGCAACCGGCGCGGCTACCTGCTGCTCGAAGACCTGCCGATCGGCGACATCCCGGCGACACCGCAAAGCCGCGACGCACTCGGCAAGCCGGATCAGCGCAGCGAGCATCTGCTGCTGCAGGCAACCGCCCTGCTGGGCGAGCCCATCGGCTACCGCCAGGAGTCGGACGGCAGCCTGGTCAACAACTTCTTCCCGCAGCGAGCGCAGGCCCGCGCCGCGACCTCCGACAGCTTCGATACCGAGCTGGACCTGCACACCGAGAATGCCTTTCACGCCGTGCTGCCCGACTACCTGGTCCTGCTGTGCCTGCGCCAGGACCCGGCCGCCGAAGCGGTCACCTACATCGCCTCGGTGGATACCCTCCTCGAGCGGCTGAATTACGAAGAGCAGGCCTTCTTCCTGCGCGAGCCGTACAACTTCCTTTCCGACTACGGACCCGAGGGCAAGAACCAGCGCATCGACATCGACCGCCATCAGACCGTGCTGTACGGAGACCCCGACAGGCCGTTTATGCGTTTGGACCCGCAGTTCATGCTGGCCTTCAGCGATCATTCGCGCGCCCGGCTGGAACATCTGCGGGCGGTAGCCTGGGAGGTCGCCGAGCCGGTGCGCCTGTGCACTGGCGACCTGCTGATCATCGACAACCGCCGCACCGCCCACGCGCGCAGCCCGTTCAGCGCGACCTTTGATGGCACCGATCGCTGGATGCAGCGCGCCTTCGCGATCGGCAGCGCAAACCTCTACACCGAACGGCTGGGACGCCGCTCGCGGGTATACGACCTGGTGACCGAGCTATGAACGCCACCTACCTCGCTTTCGCCGCCGCCGTCGCCCTGCTGATCGCCTCGCCGGGCCCGGTGGTCGCCCTGGTGGTCGCCGATGCCCGGCGGGCCTGGCCGCTGTGGACCATTCTGGGCGGTGTGCTCTCGGCACAGCTGCTGCTGATCTGCGCCCTGCTGATGATCTACCTGGCGATGGACATCGAGCCGGTGGTGGTCGAATGGGGCCAGGTCATCGGCGGGCTCTACCTGATCTGGCTCGGTTGCGACGGCCTGTGCGGCGGCGGCAGCGAAGCAGCCGCGACCGGGCGGGGCGATTCGCACTATTTCTGGCGGGCGCTGGCGGTCGGCCTATCGAACCCCAAGGACATCCTGTTCTTTCTGGCCTTTCTGCCCGGCTTCATCCTGCCCGCCGAGCCGTTCGCGCCACAGGCGGCGATGCTGATCGTCATCTGGGCGGTGATCGATATCAGCATCCTGATCGCCTACGGCCTGCTGTCCCGGCAGATCAGCGGCAGCCGGCGCATCCAGCAGCTGCTCGATGTGCTGCCCAACTACTTCCTGCTCGGGCTCGGCCTGATCTCCTGTTCGCTGGGCATCACCCGGCTGCTGCACTGAGGCGGCTGCAGTGCGGCAAGGCCAATATCAAAACTTTTTGATATTGGCCTTGCTGGTCGAAAAATAGCCGACTAGACTGCGCGGCTTATGAGCCTGCGTATATCCCAGATCCGTTTCGATGCCTGCGACCAGCTGGCCGCCCTGTGCAAGGCCGGCGGCGACGCCCTGCGCCTGAATGTGCTGCGCGTGCTGGCCAACGACTCGTTCGGTGTACTGGAACTGGCGCAGATTTTCGCGACCGGCCAGTCCGGCATCAGTCATCACCTCAAGGTGCTGACCCAGGCCGGGCTGCTGGCGACACGGCGTGAGGGCAACGCGATCTTCTACCGGCGCCACCTGCCGCAGCCGGACGCCCTCGGCGGCGCGCTGCACGCAGCCCTGTTGGAGGAGGTCGACCGCCTCGAGCTGCCGGAGGCGGTACAGGCGCGTGTCGCCAAGGTGCACGCCCAGCGCAGCGCGGTCAGCGAGGATTTCTTCGCGCGCATGGCCGGCAGCTTCCAGGCTCGGCAAGACCTGATCGCCGGCCTGCCGCAATACCGTGACAGCGTGGTGGCCCTGCTCGACGCCTTGAGCTTCGAAGCCGGCGCCACGGCACTGGAAGTCGGTCCCGGCGACGGCAGCTTTCTGCCGGAGCTGGCCGGTCGCTTCACCCGTGTCACGGCGCTGGACAACAGCCCGGCCATGCTCGACCTGGCCCGGGCCCGCTGTACCGAGGAGGGCCTCGGCAATGTCGAACTGCGCCTCGCCGACGCCCTGCAGGATCACTGCCCTCCCGCCGACTGCGTAGTGCTGAACATGGTGCTGCACCACCTGGCCGCGCCGGGTGAAGCGCTGAAACAGCTGGCACGGCTGGTCAAGGCGGGCGGCAGCCTGCTGGTCACCGAGCTGTGCAGCCACAACCAGAGCTGGGCCAGGGAGGCCTGCGGCGATCTCTGGCTGGGCTTCGAACAGGACGACCTGGCCCGTTGGGCCGATGCCGCGGGGCTCACGCCCGGCGAGAGTCTCTACATTGGCTTGAAGAACGGTTTTCAGATCCAGGTCCGGTCGTTTGCCCGGCCCGCCGCTGACGACCGCCTCACCCACCGGTAATTAGGAAACCGATAGATGAGCGAATACTCGATTTTCACCTCCGAGTCCGTATCCGAAGGGCATCCGGACAAGATCGCCGATCAGATCTCCGATGCGGTGCTCGACGCCATCATCGCCGAGGACAAGCACGCCCGCGTGGCCTGCGAAACCCTGGTCAAGACCGGTGTGGCCATCGTTGCCGGTGAAGTGACCACCAGTGCCTGGGTCGACCTGGAGCAGCTGGTGCGTGACGTCATCGTCGACATCGGCTACAACAGCTCGGAGGTCGGTTTCGACGGCGCCACCTGCGGCATCATCAACATCATCGGCAAGCAGTCGGTGGATATCGCCCAGGGCGTCGACCGCACCAAGCCGGAAGACCAGGGTGCCGGCGACCAGGGCCTGATGTTCGGCTACGCCAGCAACGAGACCGACGTGCTGATGCCGGCGCCGATCCGTTTCTCCCACGCGCTGGTCGAGCGCCAGGCCGAGGCGCGCAAGAACGGCCTGCTGCCGTGGCTGCGCCCGGATGCCAAGAGCCAGGTCACCTGCCGCTACGAGAACGGCAAGGTCGCCGGTATCGATGCCGTGGTGCTGTCGACCCAGCACAACCCCGACGTCAAGCAGAGCGACCTGCGCGAAGCGGTGATGGAGCTGATCATCAAGCACAGCCTGCCGGCCGAGTTGCTGCACAAGGACACCCAGTACCACATCAACCCGACCGGCCAGTTCGTCATCGGCGGCCCGGTCGGCGACTGCGGCCTGACCGGACGCAAGATCATCGTCGACACCTACGGCGGCATGGCCCGCCACGGCGGCGGCGCCTTCTCCGGCAAGGACCCGTCCAAGGTCGACCGCAGCGCCGCCTACGCCGGCCGCTACGTGGCGAAGAACATCGTTGCCGCGGGCCTGGCCGAGCGCTGCGAGATTCAGGTCTCCTACGCCATCGGTGTGGCCCAGCCGACCTCCATCTCGCTGAACACCTTTGGCACCGGCAAGATCGGCGACGACAAGATCATCGCCCTGGTGCGCGAGCACTTCGACCTGCGCCCCTACGCCATCACCCGCATGCTCGACCTGCTGCACCCGATGTATCGCGCCACCGCGGCCTACGGCCACTTCGGCCGCAACCCCTACGAAATGACGGTGGGTGCCGACACCTTCACCGCCTTCACCTGGGAACGCACCGACAAGGCCGACGCCCTGCGCGCGGCAGCGGGACTGTAAAGCAGCTGCAAGCTACAAGCGAGCGTAGGGTGGATGTTGCCTTTTACATCCACCCTACGCTCGTCGGGTCGGTGAAGCGTGACCCCACCTACAGCTGCAAGCGAAGAACCAGTGTGGCTGCTGGCCATGCTTTTTGCAGCTTGTGGCTTGAAGCTCATCACTGCTTTTGCAAGCCTCAAGCTGCAAGAAAAGCCCCGCCGGCGAAGGTCGTACGGGGCTTTTTGCATTCCGCTACTGCGCAAGTTCTGGCGCAACCAGCTTGCAACCCGCGAACCAGTCCATAAAAAACCGAGCGGCGTTTGCGTTCGCCATTGCCCGTGCGGCAAGGTACCGGCTCGCATACCGATAGGGAGATTGGTCATGTCCGGCAAACCCGCCGCCCGCCTCGGCGACGCCACTTCCTGCCCGAAGAAGGGGCATGGCGACAACCCCATCGCCAGCGGCTCGCCCGATGTCTTCTTCGACGGCCTGCCCGCCGCCCGCGCCGGCGATACCACCGCATGCGGCAGCACCCTGACGAGCAACCTCATCCCCAACGTGCTGATCAATGGCAAACCAGCCGCCACCCTGGGCAGCCTCGGCGACCACGGCAGCGTGGTGATCGGCGGCTCGGGCACCGTCATCATCGGCACCTCGCACACCCCGGCGCCCTTCGTGCCGCCCGAGCCGCTGAACCTCGACGGCGCGCCTGTGGCACGGGCGCCCGCCGCGCCGGAACTGCCGCAACGACCAGCGTCGCCCAATGCCCGCGCCTGGCAGCAGGAGCCCGGCGATCCCGCGCCGTACGGGCTGGAAGAGGAAGACGAGGAGGAAGAGCTGGGCAGCCGCCAGGCCGTCACCCTGCGCATCGGCGTGTTCTTCGACGGCACCGGCAACAATGCCGCCAACAGCGCCATCGGCGCCCAGTGCCGCGCACCCGCGCTCGGCCTCGGCGAGCAGGAGGCCCTGGCCATGGTCCAGCGCTGCGAAGCGCATCATCTCGACCCGGACAGCAGCTATGCCAACGATGTGAGCAATATCTGGCGGTTGTATGAGTTGTACCGCGACGAACCGGTACCCAAGGAAGCAGGAAATCCCAGCATTTTCCGCGTCTATGTCACGGGTGTCGGTACGACCACCGGCAAGCCGGACACCCGCTTTCCCGGCCAGGCCTTCGGTCGCGGCGCGACGGGGGTGCTGGCCAAGGTCGACGAAGGCCTGACGCTTCTCGCACAAGCCCTGGACAGTTTCGAAGAGGAAAACCCCGGCTCCACTCCGGCCAAGCTGGAACTGGATCTCTTCGGTTTCAGCCGCGGCGCGGCGGCGGCCCGGCATTTCGCCAATCAGATCCTCCTGCGCGAGCGGGGACCATTGGGCACATTGCGCCGCGCGGGCAAGCTCGGCCTGGTATCCGGCTTCGACTGGCGGGACGACGTCGTCATCAACTTCATCGGCCTGTTCGATACCGTGGCCGCCCTCGGCGGCTGGGACGACTGGGGCGATCCCAGCGATAACGTCAACGGCGGTATCGACCTTTATCTGGCGCCCGATGCGGCCCGCCAGGTGGTGCATCTGGTCGCCCGCGACGAATACCGGCGCAATTTCGCCCTCAACCAGGTTGCCCCGCCGCACTGGGAAATCGTCCTGCCCGGCGCCCATTCGGACCTGGGCGGCGGCTATCCGCCGCTGGACAGCGAGCGGCTCTACCCGATACGCCCGCGCAGCAACTGGGTCAGCCGGGCGACCAGCCCATTCAGCACCCTGGCCTACCAGCAGGCGCAACGCGATACCGAATATGCCCGCCAGGCCGACCTGCTCGACCCGCAGGACCGTACCGCGCGGCTGGAAACGGACGTCTGGGAACACTTCACACCCTTCAGCGGCGGGCGTAGTGACCAGATGAAATACGTGCTGGCGGCGCCCTATCTGGAGCGCCGGGTTTATGGACATCTTTCGCGGGTGTATATGCGGGTCATGCATGCGCTGGCGGTGGAGGCAGGCGTCCCGCTCGACTTCATCGACGAGCAAGACAGTAAACTCTCTCTACCCGCAGAGCTTGTACCTATCAGCGACAAGCTGCTGGCCTGGGCCAGAAGCGGCAGCGGCGCGCTGGATATGGAAGAGGAACGCCTGCTGCGCCAGCGCTACGTCCATCTGTCGGCCAACTGGAATGCCGCCGCCGGACGTGGCGGCAGTGTGCTCGATGTGATCTTCGTCAATGCCCCGGCCGAGCGCGGACGGAGACGCCATGCCGACAGGCCCCGGGAGAAAAAGCGATGAGAGCACCGCTGTTTGTCCTGTTCCTTCTGCTGCTCGGCGGCTGCGCCGGCGCCGAGAGAAACCCCGGCAGCCTGCCTTACAAATACTGGCGCCTGGGCTTCTTGGCCCCGGACTATATGGAAGTCTGGGTGGAAACCGCCGATGTGGAGGATATACATGGCAACCTCTTCTATCGGATGGGCGGGGGCACGGTATCGATCGCCAGACCGTCCGATGGCAGCGGGAACGCCGCTGGCTGGCGCAGAGGCCTAGGCTGGGGCGCAGGCCGCCACGTCAACGGCGCCGACCTGCCCAAACGCATTTACGTCCGCTGGCAATCCCTGGCCGAGCCCCAGACCTACCGGGTCATTGTCGATATCCCCGAACGCGCGCGGCAGTTGATGAGCGAGCGCCTCGATCCGCCCTGCCGCACCAGCGAATACCGCCATGCCCTGGCGCTGGGCCTCGCCCCTGGCGGCGTGGTCAGGGGCTGGGTCATGAGCACCTGCGGCGGGCCCATCGAAGTCCTGCGCGCACAGGCGGAAATCGAGCCCAAGGGACCCTATGAAGGAACCTCCCACGGAGGCCACCGTCCCCTCTCGGAAACCTCCAGAGCCTATATCGAAAAGCACGGCATCCCTTATGGCTCCTGGTAGCACGCGCACGACGGAATGAAAAAGCCCCGACGGCAATGCCGGACGGGGCTCCTTTATCCTGGCGGGTGCGAATCAGGCGCCGCCGACGCCCCAGATGCCGCCCATGCTCTGCAGCAGCGAACCGCCCACTCCCTGGCTGCCCAGGTACTGCAGCAGGATCGGCGCGAACTGGCCGACCATGCCGGCGTCCATGCCCAGCGCGGAAAACGCCTGGTTGACGTCGGCCAGGCTCTGCACGTCGTCCACCGCGGCGGCGGTCTGTGCATCGACGCGGGTATCCGACTTGCCCAGCAATCCGGTCAGTGCACCCAGTTGGCCAAGCCGCTCCAGCCCACTGTCGCCGGTGAGCTTGTCGATACCGGGAACGGACTTGGCGAGCTGGGCGTAGTCGGTGCTGCTCAGCTGCTGCTTGGCCAATTGCAGCAGCGCACCGCTGCCACCGAGCGCCTGGGCGGGCGTGACACCCAGTTCGTCGAGCTGGCCGATCAGGCCGAGTGCCTGGGTCTGCGACGTGCTCTGGGTGGTGCCGTTGCCGGTGATGCCCGACACCGCCCGGGCGGCCTCGCCGAGGTTGAAGGCGGCGGCGGAACCGGCCGCCAGGCTGAGAACGGCCAGAACGGCGAGAGAAGGAACGAATTTCATGCTTGCCTCGAAATGAATGATGCACCGCCATACTACCTGCGATGCGGGTGGGAATGAGATCGGCTCGTATCAGCTCTTCAGCCGGTAGCCGGTCCGGAAGATCCACCATACCGCCAGCAGGCAGGCGGCGAGAAAGCCGAGGATCATCGCCAGGCTGACGCCGACGTCGATGTCCGAGACGCCGTAGAAGCTCCAGCGGAAGCCGCTGATCAGGTACACCACCGGGTTGAACAGGGTGATCTTCTGCCACAGCGGCGGCAGCATCTCGATCGAATAGAAGCTGCCACCGAGAAAGGCCAGCGGCGTGACGATCAGCGCCGGGACGATCTGCAGCTTTTCCCAGCCATCGGCCCAGACGCCGATGATGAAGCCGAACAGGCAGAAGGTGACGGCGGTCAGGACCAGGAACAGCGCCATCATCAGCGGATGCTGGATCTCGTAATCGACGAACAACCGCGCGGTGATGAGGATGATCACGCCGAGGATCAGCGACTTGGTCGCCGCGGCGCCGACATAGCCGATGACGATCTCGACGTAGGAAACCGGCGCCGAGAGCACCTCGTAGATGGTGCCCGAATAGCGCGGCATGTAGATGCCGAACGAGGCATTGGAGACGCTCTCGGTGAGCAGCGCCATCATCACCAGGCCGGGAATGATGAAGGCGCCGTAGGGGATGCCGTGCATGGCTTCCATCCGCGCGCCGATCGCCGAGCCGAACACCACGAAGTACAGCG is part of the Stutzerimonas balearica DSM 6083 genome and harbors:
- the metK gene encoding methionine adenosyltransferase, with translation MSEYSIFTSESVSEGHPDKIADQISDAVLDAIIAEDKHARVACETLVKTGVAIVAGEVTTSAWVDLEQLVRDVIVDIGYNSSEVGFDGATCGIINIIGKQSVDIAQGVDRTKPEDQGAGDQGLMFGYASNETDVLMPAPIRFSHALVERQAEARKNGLLPWLRPDAKSQVTCRYENGKVAGIDAVVLSTQHNPDVKQSDLREAVMELIIKHSLPAELLHKDTQYHINPTGQFVIGGPVGDCGLTGRKIIVDTYGGMARHGGGAFSGKDPSKVDRSAAYAGRYVAKNIVAAGLAERCEIQVSYAIGVAQPTSISLNTFGTGKIGDDKIIALVREHFDLRPYAITRMLDLLHPMYRATAAYGHFGRNPYEMTVGADTFTAFTWERTDKADALRAAAGL
- a CDS encoding LysE family translocator; translation: MNATYLAFAAAVALLIASPGPVVALVVADARRAWPLWTILGGVLSAQLLLICALLMIYLAMDIEPVVVEWGQVIGGLYLIWLGCDGLCGGGSEAAATGRGDSHYFWRALAVGLSNPKDILFFLAFLPGFILPAEPFAPQAAMLIVIWAVIDISILIAYGLLSRQISGSRRIQQLLDVLPNYFLLGLGLISCSLGITRLLH
- a CDS encoding ArsR/SmtB family transcription factor, with protein sequence MSLRISQIRFDACDQLAALCKAGGDALRLNVLRVLANDSFGVLELAQIFATGQSGISHHLKVLTQAGLLATRREGNAIFYRRHLPQPDALGGALHAALLEEVDRLELPEAVQARVAKVHAQRSAVSEDFFARMAGSFQARQDLIAGLPQYRDSVVALLDALSFEAGATALEVGPGDGSFLPELAGRFTRVTALDNSPAMLDLARARCTEEGLGNVELRLADALQDHCPPADCVVLNMVLHHLAAPGEALKQLARLVKAGGSLLVTELCSHNQSWAREACGDLWLGFEQDDLARWADAAGLTPGESLYIGLKNGFQIQVRSFARPAADDRLTHR
- a CDS encoding ABC transporter permease, producing MNVYAIRAIYLFELARTWRTLLQSIATPVISTSLYFVVFGSAIGARMEAMHGIPYGAFIIPGLVMMALLTESVSNASFGIYMPRYSGTIYEVLSAPVSYVEIVIGYVGAAATKSLILGVIILITARLFVDYEIQHPLMMALFLVLTAVTFCLFGFIIGVWADGWEKLQIVPALIVTPLAFLGGSFYSIEMLPPLWQKITLFNPVVYLISGFRWSFYGVSDIDVGVSLAMILGFLAACLLAVWWIFRTGYRLKS
- a CDS encoding TauD/TfdA family dioxygenase produces the protein MLDEQIDHLLTTAIRNGGLTPEQIARIVDFRLFGNRRGYLLLEDLPIGDIPATPQSRDALGKPDQRSEHLLLQATALLGEPIGYRQESDGSLVNNFFPQRAQARAATSDSFDTELDLHTENAFHAVLPDYLVLLCLRQDPAAEAVTYIASVDTLLERLNYEEQAFFLREPYNFLSDYGPEGKNQRIDIDRHQTVLYGDPDRPFMRLDPQFMLAFSDHSRARLEHLRAVAWEVAEPVRLCTGDLLIIDNRRTAHARSPFSATFDGTDRWMQRAFAIGSANLYTERLGRRSRVYDLVTEL
- a CDS encoding DUF2931 family protein — encoded protein: MRAPLFVLFLLLLGGCAGAERNPGSLPYKYWRLGFLAPDYMEVWVETADVEDIHGNLFYRMGGGTVSIARPSDGSGNAAGWRRGLGWGAGRHVNGADLPKRIYVRWQSLAEPQTYRVIVDIPERARQLMSERLDPPCRTSEYRHALALGLAPGGVVRGWVMSTCGGPIEVLRAQAEIEPKGPYEGTSHGGHRPLSETSRAYIEKHGIPYGSW
- a CDS encoding PAAR domain-containing protein, which gives rise to MSGKPAARLGDATSCPKKGHGDNPIASGSPDVFFDGLPAARAGDTTACGSTLTSNLIPNVLINGKPAATLGSLGDHGSVVIGGSGTVIIGTSHTPAPFVPPEPLNLDGAPVARAPAAPELPQRPASPNARAWQQEPGDPAPYGLEEEDEEEELGSRQAVTLRIGVFFDGTGNNAANSAIGAQCRAPALGLGEQEALAMVQRCEAHHLDPDSSYANDVSNIWRLYELYRDEPVPKEAGNPSIFRVYVTGVGTTTGKPDTRFPGQAFGRGATGVLAKVDEGLTLLAQALDSFEEENPGSTPAKLELDLFGFSRGAAAARHFANQILLRERGPLGTLRRAGKLGLVSGFDWRDDVVINFIGLFDTVAALGGWDDWGDPSDNVNGGIDLYLAPDAARQVVHLVARDEYRRNFALNQVAPPHWEIVLPGAHSDLGGGYPPLDSERLYPIRPRSNWVSRATSPFSTLAYQQAQRDTEYARQADLLDPQDRTARLETDVWEHFTPFSGGRSDQMKYVLAAPYLERRVYGHLSRVYMRVMHALAVEAGVPLDFIDEQDSKLSLPAELVPISDKLLAWARSGSGALDMEEERLLRQRYVHLSANWNAAAGRGGSVLDVIFVNAPAERGRRRHADRPREKKR
- a CDS encoding LysR substrate-binding domain-containing protein, producing MPDSAAGAPRMPPLYALRAFEAAARLGSFTEAGLSLCITQSAVSRHVRTLEQSLGCQLFERRGPRLSLTDAGRVLAQELKVGFRTIENACVAVSRQEGALRLKAPTTLTMRWLLDVLETFRLDQPQARVQLTSAWMDLDAVDFDGEPFDCAVLLGNGSFAPDWKHLKLFDEWLVPVCAPALLGDQPWDAARLASAELIHPSRDCRDWRRWLERVGLGQTIAWQQGKLFDTLELGISAAAQGHGVSIGDLALVAADLKHGTLALPFDRAVRSGDSYYLVWPARGDRHPVLARLKDYLLAHLPDVQGLGVQLLD
- a CDS encoding DUF2780 domain-containing protein encodes the protein MKFVPSLAVLAVLSLAAGSAAAFNLGEAARAVSGITGNGTTQSTSQTQALGLIGQLDELGVTPAQALGGSGALLQLAKQQLSSTDYAQLAKSVPGIDKLTGDSGLERLGQLGALTGLLGKSDTRVDAQTAAAVDDVQSLADVNQAFSALGMDAGMVGQFAPILLQYLGSQGVGGSLLQSMGGIWGVGGA